In Corynebacterium aquatimens, one genomic interval encodes:
- a CDS encoding primosomal protein N': MADTHDPSREVVVRVLPLLGVPHLDRGFDYLASGEDADLATPGVKVRVRFAGRLVDAIVLERPEQTEFEGTLRYIERVISPEVVYPPRIAKLVDALADRYAATRSDIIRTCIPPRHAKGAETATDTPWDKLGASTEPDLSAWSMYEGGTELVDDVIAETANETAESSAPPRAGWQVAPGASWTEPLAALAAKVARDGGGVLIVVPDQRDVDRLSAALREIVGPRQITTLTASQGPQARYSRYLSVLHGQGRLVIGTRSAAYAPVANLKLAVVMFDGDESLVNQMAPYDHAREVLTTRSSIEKCALIIGGFARTPETQLLIDAGWLRSVAAPREILRQRAPRIHAAGDSDFELERDPRARHARLPGVAFQAARSALERNEPVLFQVPRTGYIQTLACGTCREPARCRACNGPLGLPSSREAAAPTCRWCGRIETMYTCPACGSHRLRAVVLGTERTAEELGRAFPSTKVLTSFGEGVRDDIEHGPAIVVATPGAEPVVLDGAYGAAVLLDTWALLNRPDLRAHEDAFEKWVHAATLVAPVSDGGEVVVVADAALEVVQHLIRWDVEAQASYELSQRRDVRFPPAVHMAAVDSPRASLDEFLSILDRSGVPEPHEVLGPVDLPPGVDLPGEWDRAQYGEAQRVLIRTPLNTRTQLGKALRAATVTRASLKSDLPLRIQVNPTHIG, translated from the coding sequence ATGGCAGACACGCACGATCCCTCCCGCGAGGTGGTCGTGCGTGTTTTGCCGTTGTTGGGAGTTCCGCACCTAGACCGCGGGTTTGATTATCTGGCCAGCGGAGAGGACGCCGACCTGGCCACGCCAGGGGTCAAGGTCCGGGTTCGATTCGCCGGCCGTCTGGTGGACGCGATTGTTCTGGAACGCCCAGAGCAGACGGAGTTCGAAGGCACGCTGCGCTACATCGAGCGCGTGATCTCCCCGGAGGTCGTGTACCCGCCGCGCATCGCCAAGCTTGTCGACGCCCTGGCGGACCGCTACGCGGCAACCCGTTCGGACATCATCCGAACCTGTATTCCGCCGCGTCATGCCAAGGGCGCTGAGACGGCGACGGACACTCCTTGGGACAAGCTTGGTGCGTCCACTGAACCGGATTTATCGGCGTGGAGCATGTATGAGGGTGGTACGGAACTCGTTGATGATGTGATCGCGGAGACTGCCAATGAGACGGCCGAATCGTCAGCCCCGCCCCGTGCGGGGTGGCAGGTAGCGCCCGGCGCGAGTTGGACGGAGCCGCTCGCGGCTTTGGCGGCGAAGGTGGCACGCGATGGCGGTGGGGTTCTCATCGTGGTTCCGGACCAACGGGATGTTGACAGGCTGTCCGCGGCACTGCGCGAAATCGTCGGGCCGCGTCAGATCACTACGCTCACCGCCTCGCAAGGACCACAGGCGCGCTATTCCCGCTACCTCTCTGTTCTTCATGGTCAGGGGCGCCTCGTGATCGGCACGCGTTCTGCGGCGTACGCCCCGGTGGCCAACTTGAAGCTCGCGGTGGTCATGTTTGACGGTGACGAATCGCTGGTCAATCAGATGGCGCCCTACGACCATGCGCGGGAAGTTCTTACTACTCGCTCTTCGATTGAGAAGTGTGCGTTGATCATCGGGGGATTCGCGCGTACCCCGGAGACGCAGTTGCTTATCGACGCAGGGTGGCTGCGCAGCGTGGCCGCGCCCCGTGAGATCCTTCGTCAGCGAGCACCACGCATTCACGCAGCTGGGGACAGTGACTTTGAGCTGGAACGCGATCCCCGGGCCCGCCATGCACGGTTGCCCGGTGTCGCTTTTCAGGCAGCACGCAGCGCCTTGGAGCGCAACGAGCCAGTGTTGTTCCAGGTGCCGCGCACGGGCTACATCCAAACGCTTGCGTGCGGTACCTGCCGGGAACCGGCACGGTGCCGCGCCTGCAATGGGCCGCTCGGCCTGCCGTCGTCACGCGAAGCCGCCGCCCCTACCTGCCGTTGGTGCGGCCGGATCGAGACCATGTACACGTGTCCCGCGTGTGGTTCGCACCGACTCCGTGCCGTGGTGTTAGGCACGGAACGCACGGCGGAGGAACTCGGACGTGCGTTTCCGTCAACCAAGGTGCTTACGTCTTTCGGGGAGGGTGTCCGCGACGACATTGAACACGGCCCCGCCATCGTTGTGGCCACACCAGGTGCGGAACCGGTTGTGCTCGACGGCGCGTATGGTGCTGCCGTGCTGTTGGATACGTGGGCGCTGCTCAATCGCCCTGATTTACGGGCGCATGAGGATGCCTTTGAAAAGTGGGTTCATGCCGCGACGTTGGTGGCGCCCGTGAGCGACGGCGGGGAAGTGGTCGTCGTCGCCGATGCTGCGCTTGAAGTGGTCCAACACCTGATTCGGTGGGACGTTGAGGCGCAGGCGAGCTATGAGTTGAGCCAACGACGAGATGTTCGTTTCCCGCCGGCTGTCCACATGGCGGCCGTGGATTCACCGCGTGCATCGCTCGACGAGTTCCTCAGCATCCTTGATCGCTCTGGTGTTCCGGAACCCCACGAGGTGCTCGGACCGGTTGATCTTCCGCCGGGGGTCGACCTTCCTGGTGAATGGGATCGCGCCCAGTACGGTGAAGCGCAACGTGTGCTGATCCGCACGCCGCTGAACACGCGTACTCAGCTGGGTAAGGCGTTGCGGGCGGCAACCGTGACCCGAGCGTCGCTAAAGTCCGATCTTCCCTTACGCATTCAAGTCAATCCGACCCACATTGGTTAG
- a CDS encoding RsmB/NOP family class I SAM-dependent RNA methyltransferase translates to MSGGFRSRSRRSREAAEQGQTKKGRGTRQVREGDRRPDAVRDHMPAIGDPAREAAFEAVFRVETEDAFGNLVLPQILRQKKVGGRDAAFATELTYGTLRNLGVLDAVIAQCSSRELSSLDPAVLTALRLGTYQILHTRVEQHAAVDTSVQLVESAGQSKAKGFVNGILRTITRTSSEEWMDRIAAEVATGTDGSIEGFGEIAIRTAHPAWIAASFGETLAAEGLSGDALKDELTAALDADSQRPVVHLAARPGEMSAEELALITGGEQGRYSPYAVYLDGGDPGKLQPVRDKLAAVQDEGSQLIARAVVEAPLEGTDGGRWLDLCAGPGGKTALIGALAEIDAAAVDAVEISETRARLVEQITEGLPVTVKVADGRDSGCEPGYDRILVDAPCSGLGALRRRPEARWTKSEDDIAELNTLQSELLAAAVELARPGGIIVYSTCSPDLRETRRIVDKQLASGGVEELDARDLMPGMDEVGSFPSVQMWPHRHGTDAMFVSILRKN, encoded by the coding sequence ATGAGTGGTGGATTCCGCTCGCGTTCGCGCAGGTCGCGCGAAGCAGCTGAACAGGGACAGACGAAGAAGGGTCGAGGCACGCGCCAGGTACGCGAGGGGGATCGCAGACCTGATGCAGTGCGGGACCACATGCCGGCCATCGGTGACCCGGCGCGGGAGGCGGCCTTCGAAGCAGTCTTCCGCGTGGAGACAGAAGATGCTTTTGGCAACCTGGTTCTGCCGCAAATCCTGCGTCAGAAGAAGGTCGGCGGGCGCGACGCGGCGTTCGCGACGGAGCTTACTTACGGAACGCTGCGCAACCTTGGCGTCTTGGACGCCGTGATTGCGCAGTGTTCGTCTCGTGAACTATCGTCGCTGGACCCAGCCGTGCTTACTGCACTTCGGCTTGGCACGTACCAGATCCTGCACACGCGGGTGGAGCAGCACGCGGCCGTTGATACCTCGGTGCAATTGGTTGAATCAGCAGGCCAAAGCAAGGCGAAAGGGTTTGTCAACGGGATCTTGCGCACCATCACCAGGACCTCAAGCGAAGAGTGGATGGACCGTATCGCAGCTGAAGTCGCTACTGGCACCGATGGCTCGATCGAGGGGTTCGGTGAGATCGCGATTCGCACGGCACATCCCGCGTGGATCGCAGCATCCTTTGGGGAGACCCTCGCGGCGGAAGGCCTTAGCGGCGACGCGTTGAAAGATGAGCTCACTGCGGCGCTTGATGCCGACTCCCAGCGTCCGGTGGTGCATCTCGCGGCGCGCCCGGGGGAGATGAGTGCGGAGGAACTGGCACTGATCACTGGCGGTGAACAGGGCAGGTACTCGCCGTATGCCGTGTACCTCGATGGCGGCGATCCGGGCAAGCTCCAGCCAGTGCGCGACAAGCTCGCGGCGGTCCAGGATGAGGGCTCTCAGCTGATTGCCCGTGCCGTGGTTGAAGCGCCGCTTGAGGGCACCGATGGCGGTCGCTGGCTTGACCTGTGCGCCGGCCCGGGCGGCAAAACGGCGCTCATCGGCGCGCTCGCTGAGATTGACGCTGCGGCAGTAGACGCCGTGGAGATCAGTGAGACCCGGGCAAGGCTCGTTGAACAGATCACAGAGGGGCTACCGGTGACGGTAAAGGTCGCTGATGGTCGCGACAGTGGTTGTGAGCCGGGCTACGACAGGATTCTGGTCGACGCACCCTGCTCCGGGCTTGGCGCGCTGCGGAGACGTCCGGAGGCGCGGTGGACCAAGTCGGAGGATGACATTGCTGAGCTCAACACACTGCAGTCGGAGTTGCTCGCAGCTGCGGTTGAGCTCGCCCGCCCGGGCGGCATCATCGTCTACTCCACCTGCTCCCCGGATCTGCGTGAGACCCGAAGGATCGTCGATAAGCAACTTGCTTCTGGTGGCGTCGAGGAACTGGATGCCCGTGACCTCATGCCAGGAATGGATGAGGTTGGGTCGTTCCCGAGTGTCCAAATGTGGCCGCACCGGCACGGCACCGACGCGATGTTCGTGTCGATTCTGCGCAAGAACTAA
- the rpoZ gene encoding DNA-directed RNA polymerase subunit omega has translation MSENVTNDLATTANAEDKVFDTPEGITAPPIDELLTKVSSKYALVIFAAKRARQINSFYQEHDEGVFEFIGPLVTPEPGEKPLSIALREVEAELLEHEEGQ, from the coding sequence GTGAGTGAGAACGTGACCAACGATTTGGCAACAACAGCGAACGCCGAGGACAAGGTGTTTGATACCCCAGAGGGCATTACGGCACCGCCTATTGATGAGCTGTTGACCAAGGTCTCCTCCAAGTACGCTCTTGTGATCTTTGCTGCGAAGCGCGCACGTCAGATCAACAGCTTCTACCAGGAGCACGATGAGGGCGTCTTTGAGTTCATTGGGCCACTGGTAACCCCAGAGCCGGGCGAGAAGCCGCTGTCCATCGCACTGCGTGAGGTTGAGGCAGAGCTGCTGGAGCACGAGGAAGGCCAGTAG
- the metK gene encoding methionine adenosyltransferase, whose amino-acid sequence MTSSVQPYYRLFTSESVTEGHPDKICDAISDTILDDLLAQDPLSRVAVETLVTTGQVHVVGEVRTEAYSNIAKLVRDKLVEIGFTSSEVGFDGRTCGVNIAIGDQSAEIADGVTDSLEVRSQESTEAEDKAGAGDQGLMFGYATDETPEYMPIPIATAHKLSRRLTQVRKENIIPGLRPDGKTQVTFAYDGDTPVRLDTVVISTQHDPELTREALEPQLREHVVKYVLEESGLGDFLDEETTLLVNPSGSFVLGGPMGDAGLTGRKIIVDTYGGMARHGGGAFSGKDPSKVDRSAAYAMRWVAKNIVAAGLAKRVEVQVAYAIGRATPVGLYVETFGTAADGLTNESIQQAVQEVFDLRPAAIIRELDLLRPIYAKTAAYGHFGRTDIELPWELTNRVDELRAAVLK is encoded by the coding sequence ATGACTTCTTCCGTACAGCCGTACTACCGCTTGTTCACCAGTGAATCCGTGACCGAAGGTCACCCCGACAAAATCTGCGATGCGATCTCGGACACGATCCTTGATGATCTGCTCGCGCAAGACCCGCTTTCCCGAGTTGCCGTGGAAACGTTGGTGACCACCGGCCAGGTGCACGTGGTGGGGGAGGTGCGCACTGAGGCGTACTCCAACATCGCCAAACTGGTGCGTGACAAGCTCGTCGAAATTGGCTTCACGTCTTCTGAGGTCGGTTTTGACGGACGTACGTGCGGGGTCAACATCGCTATCGGCGACCAGTCAGCTGAGATTGCAGACGGCGTGACGGATTCGCTTGAGGTGCGTTCCCAAGAATCGACGGAGGCAGAAGACAAGGCAGGTGCCGGCGACCAGGGCCTGATGTTCGGCTATGCGACGGACGAGACACCGGAATACATGCCGATCCCGATTGCCACCGCGCACAAGCTGTCCCGCCGCTTGACTCAGGTGCGCAAGGAAAACATCATTCCGGGATTGCGCCCTGATGGGAAGACCCAGGTGACGTTCGCGTACGACGGCGACACCCCCGTTCGCTTGGACACCGTAGTGATTTCCACCCAGCACGATCCGGAGTTGACGCGCGAGGCCCTCGAACCGCAATTGCGTGAGCACGTGGTGAAGTACGTGCTCGAGGAATCCGGTCTTGGTGACTTCCTCGACGAGGAGACGACGCTGCTGGTTAACCCCTCCGGATCCTTCGTCCTGGGCGGGCCGATGGGCGATGCCGGATTGACCGGCCGCAAGATCATCGTGGATACCTACGGCGGCATGGCCCGCCACGGTGGTGGCGCGTTCTCGGGCAAGGACCCGTCAAAGGTGGACCGCTCCGCGGCTTACGCGATGCGCTGGGTGGCCAAGAACATTGTGGCCGCCGGGCTGGCGAAGCGCGTTGAGGTTCAGGTGGCGTACGCAATTGGCCGTGCGACTCCAGTGGGGTTGTATGTGGAGACGTTTGGTACCGCAGCCGACGGCCTGACCAATGAATCCATCCAGCAGGCCGTGCAAGAAGTTTTTGATCTGCGTCCGGCAGCGATCATCCGTGAATTGGATCTCCTGCGCCCGATCTACGCGAAAACAGCAGCGTATGGTCACTTTGGGCGCACGGATATTGAGCTTCCGTGGGAGCTGACCAACCGCGTGGACGAACTTCGCGCGGCGGTTTTGAAATAA
- the coaBC gene encoding bifunctional phosphopantothenoylcysteine decarboxylase/phosphopantothenate--cysteine ligase CoaBC: MSEKRNVVVGVSGGIAAYKACHLVREFTEAGDNVRVVPTESALNFVGAATFEALSGNPVDTGVFTKVDEVQHVRVGQEADLIVIAPATADVIARIAAGRADDLLTATVLVATCPIVIAPAMHTEMWLNPATQANVDTLRDRGIVVLEPAHGRLTGKDSGPGRLPEPSQIAAMARTVMDHGTFDRSLFGKNVVISAGGTQENIDPVRFIGNRSSGRQGFALADIAVNRGANVTIIAGDTDDLLSPPGATVVKVRSARQMYQAVHDAAVDADIVIMAAAVADYRPEEEAGHKLKKGHADEQLATITLVENPDILKGLVEKRNSGETSATIVGFAAETDNPLEYGKAKLARKGADMLMVNSVQGGKVFGEERNSGWLLSADGGVEEIADGTKHVVAAEIWDAIESFER, encoded by the coding sequence GTGAGTGAAAAGCGCAACGTTGTTGTCGGTGTGAGTGGCGGGATCGCAGCATACAAAGCCTGCCATCTAGTACGGGAGTTCACTGAGGCTGGTGACAACGTGCGCGTGGTGCCCACGGAGTCAGCTTTGAACTTCGTCGGTGCTGCGACGTTTGAGGCCTTGTCGGGCAATCCCGTCGACACCGGTGTCTTCACCAAGGTGGACGAAGTCCAGCACGTCCGTGTCGGACAAGAAGCTGATCTGATCGTCATTGCACCGGCTACCGCCGACGTGATTGCGCGGATCGCTGCCGGACGAGCAGATGACCTGCTCACCGCCACGGTGCTCGTGGCAACGTGCCCGATCGTCATCGCTCCCGCGATGCACACGGAGATGTGGCTCAATCCTGCCACTCAGGCCAACGTAGATACACTGCGCGACCGCGGCATAGTTGTCCTTGAACCTGCACACGGGCGCCTCACCGGGAAGGACTCCGGCCCAGGGCGCCTACCGGAGCCGTCGCAGATCGCTGCAATGGCGCGCACAGTCATGGATCACGGAACGTTCGACCGTTCGCTGTTTGGAAAAAACGTTGTGATCAGCGCCGGTGGAACGCAGGAGAACATCGATCCGGTCAGGTTCATTGGTAACCGATCCTCTGGGCGTCAAGGGTTTGCGCTCGCGGATATCGCCGTGAACCGCGGTGCCAACGTCACCATCATCGCGGGTGACACGGATGATCTTCTGAGTCCGCCAGGCGCGACCGTCGTCAAAGTACGTTCAGCACGCCAGATGTATCAAGCAGTACACGACGCAGCAGTAGATGCAGACATTGTGATCATGGCCGCGGCCGTGGCGGATTACCGCCCTGAAGAAGAGGCCGGTCACAAGCTGAAGAAAGGCCACGCGGACGAACAACTAGCAACGATTACGCTGGTAGAGAACCCGGACATCCTCAAAGGCCTCGTGGAGAAGCGGAACAGCGGCGAGACCTCCGCGACCATCGTCGGTTTCGCTGCTGAGACCGATAATCCCTTGGAGTACGGCAAGGCCAAGCTGGCACGAAAAGGTGCGGACATGCTCATGGTCAATTCCGTTCAAGGCGGCAAGGTCTTTGGGGAAGAGCGCAACAGCGGCTGGCTGCTTAGCGCCGACGGCGGTGTCGAGGAAATTGCGGACGGCACAAAACACGTCGTCGCCGCAGAAATCTGGGACGCGATCGAGAGCTTCGAGCGTTAA
- the rpe gene encoding ribulose-phosphate 3-epimerase, giving the protein MIYIAPSILAADYAALGADVEKVPNADLIHVDIMDGHFVPNLSFGPDVTRAVNRVTDQFLDIHMMIEEPERWFETYIDAGGDRLVFHIEASKDHVEAAKKLHDLGVEAGFAIKPGTPIEPYLDDLEHFEEVMVMSVEPGFGGQKFMPEVLSKVRTLRDFIADAGLSTVIGIDGGIGEATIAQAAEAGVESFVAGSAVFGAQDPAQAVESLRTIARDVQETA; this is encoded by the coding sequence ATGATCTACATTGCCCCGTCGATCTTGGCCGCTGACTATGCTGCGCTCGGCGCAGACGTGGAGAAAGTTCCTAATGCGGACTTGATCCACGTGGACATCATGGACGGGCACTTTGTGCCTAACCTGTCCTTCGGGCCGGACGTTACGCGCGCCGTGAACCGCGTCACGGATCAATTCTTGGACATCCACATGATGATCGAGGAACCCGAGCGCTGGTTTGAGACATACATCGACGCTGGCGGCGACCGTCTGGTCTTTCACATTGAGGCCAGCAAAGATCACGTCGAGGCCGCGAAGAAGCTGCACGACCTGGGCGTCGAAGCGGGTTTTGCCATCAAACCTGGCACTCCGATCGAGCCGTATTTGGATGACCTCGAGCACTTTGAGGAAGTCATGGTCATGAGCGTTGAGCCAGGATTCGGCGGGCAGAAGTTCATGCCCGAGGTCTTGAGCAAGGTGCGCACGTTGCGCGATTTCATTGCGGACGCTGGCTTATCAACGGTGATTGGGATCGACGGCGGTATCGGCGAAGCAACCATTGCGCAGGCGGCGGAAGCCGGAGTGGAATCGTTCGTGGCTGGCTCGGCCGTATTCGGTGCGCAGGACCCCGCGCAGGCCGTTGAATCGTTGCGGACAATTGCCCGCGACGTGCAGGAAACCGCATGA
- the fmt gene encoding methionyl-tRNA formyltransferase, protein MRLIFAGTPEPAVESLRALIDSRHEVVTVLTRPDARKSRGRTLHPSPVKALAEEHGIEVLTPETLKANDEIRQRLRDLAPDCIPVVAYGNLIPDDMLDIPTHGWVNLHFSVLPNWRGAAPVQHAILAGDDTTGVSVFRIDSGLDTGDVILSTNDPIAPEDTAGDLLERLARGGANALVEAMDMLEDGTAQLTKQPEEGTYASKITTDDARIDWTQPVEVVDRAIRAFTPAPGAWTTLGGDRVKVGPVTPAGTSDLQPGDVTVTKKHVSVGTGTGDVILGTIQPPGKKMMNAADWGRGLSADVVEGLKFQ, encoded by the coding sequence ATGAGGCTAATTTTCGCTGGCACACCTGAACCAGCTGTCGAATCTTTGCGCGCACTCATTGATTCACGGCACGAGGTCGTCACGGTTCTCACCCGGCCCGATGCCCGCAAAAGTCGCGGCCGCACTCTGCACCCCTCGCCCGTGAAGGCGTTGGCCGAGGAACATGGCATTGAGGTTCTCACTCCGGAAACGCTCAAGGCTAACGACGAGATTCGGCAACGCCTGCGTGATCTTGCCCCGGACTGCATCCCGGTGGTTGCCTACGGAAACCTGATCCCAGATGACATGCTGGATATTCCAACCCACGGTTGGGTGAACCTGCATTTCTCGGTCCTGCCCAACTGGCGCGGTGCAGCCCCAGTGCAGCACGCGATTCTGGCCGGCGATGACACCACTGGCGTATCGGTGTTCCGCATCGACTCTGGGCTTGACACCGGGGACGTGATCTTAAGTACGAATGATCCGATTGCCCCCGAGGACACTGCCGGTGATCTGCTCGAACGCCTCGCTCGAGGCGGCGCGAACGCCCTCGTTGAGGCGATGGACATGCTTGAGGACGGCACGGCGCAGCTGACCAAGCAGCCGGAAGAGGGGACGTACGCCTCGAAGATCACTACGGATGACGCGCGGATTGACTGGACCCAACCGGTTGAAGTCGTTGACCGTGCAATCCGTGCGTTCACGCCAGCCCCCGGGGCATGGACGACGTTAGGCGGCGACCGCGTGAAGGTAGGGCCCGTTACCCCTGCTGGAACATCGGATCTGCAGCCGGGGGATGTCACGGTGACGAAGAAGCACGTGAGCGTGGGGACTGGAACCGGCGATGTCATTCTCGGCACGATCCAGCCGCCAGGGAAGAAGATGATGAACGCTGCGGACTGGGGCCGCGGATTAAGCGCTGATGTTGTGGAAGGGCTGAAGTTTCAATGA
- the pyrF gene encoding orotidine-5'-phosphate decarboxylase produces the protein MGTGFGHRLVEAGDKYGRLCVGIDPHETLLVSWGLSPDVKGLREFSLRCAEAFSGHVALIKPQVAFYERFGSAGFAVLEETISALRGDSLVVADAKRGDIGSTMQGYAYAWLDDSSPLSCDAVTLTPYLGVGSLQPAIEMAGREGRGVFIMAANSNPEAEALQSRTLLDDGDGAPSTPSDTAQAPTLAQFMVDECARLNEVPGIGHVGVVVGATVKTPPVLDHLNGPVLMPGVGAQGATLEDVTRIAGANAHLVFPNVSRSVLSAGPDVAELRKRAVELAKHVI, from the coding sequence ATGGGAACAGGGTTTGGCCACAGGCTCGTTGAGGCCGGCGACAAATACGGCAGGCTGTGCGTGGGCATTGACCCGCACGAAACGCTACTGGTCTCGTGGGGACTCAGCCCGGACGTAAAGGGGTTGCGCGAGTTCTCCCTGCGCTGCGCGGAAGCGTTTTCCGGCCACGTTGCGCTGATCAAACCGCAAGTGGCGTTCTATGAACGCTTCGGTTCAGCTGGTTTCGCGGTGCTGGAAGAAACCATCTCTGCGTTACGGGGCGACTCGCTGGTAGTCGCGGATGCGAAGCGCGGTGACATTGGCTCCACGATGCAGGGTTATGCCTACGCGTGGCTCGACGACAGCTCACCGCTGTCCTGTGACGCGGTAACGCTCACCCCGTATCTGGGTGTCGGTTCCCTCCAACCCGCGATTGAAATGGCTGGTCGTGAGGGAAGAGGAGTCTTCATCATGGCTGCCAACTCCAACCCCGAAGCCGAGGCGTTGCAATCGCGCACGCTTCTCGACGATGGGGATGGGGCACCGTCCACGCCCTCAGACACTGCTCAGGCACCGACGTTGGCGCAGTTCATGGTCGATGAGTGTGCCAGGTTGAATGAGGTCCCCGGGATCGGGCACGTGGGCGTCGTCGTCGGCGCGACGGTGAAGACACCCCCTGTTTTAGATCACCTCAACGGGCCGGTCCTGATGCCCGGCGTCGGTGCTCAAGGTGCAACGCTTGAGGACGTCACGCGGATCGCGGGTGCAAACGCACACTTGGTGTTCCCGAATGTCTCGCGTTCCGTGCTTTCTGCGGGCCCGGACGTTGCCGAGCTCCGAAAACGTGCCGTTGAGCTGGCTAAACACGTCATATAA
- the mihF gene encoding integration host factor, actinobacterial type, translating to MALPELTPEQRQEALAKAAEARKQRAELKAALKRGETTLKDVLDKAESDEIVGKTKVSALLEAMPKVGKVKAREIMEELEIAQTRRLRGLGDRQRRALLERFGYSA from the coding sequence GTGGCTCTTCCCGAGTTGACCCCAGAACAGCGCCAAGAGGCTCTTGCCAAGGCAGCTGAGGCCCGTAAGCAGCGCGCAGAGCTCAAGGCTGCCCTGAAGCGCGGCGAGACCACGCTCAAGGACGTTCTGGACAAGGCCGAGTCCGATGAGATCGTTGGTAAGACCAAGGTGTCTGCTCTGCTCGAGGCTATGCCGAAGGTGGGCAAGGTTAAGGCACGCGAGATCATGGAGGAGCTGGAGATCGCTCAGACCCGCCGCCTCCGCGGCCTGGGTGACCGTCAGCGTCGTGCTCTGCTTGAGCGTTTCGGCTACTCCGCATAA
- the ribD gene encoding bifunctional diaminohydroxyphosphoribosylaminopyrimidine deaminase/5-amino-6-(5-phosphoribosylamino)uracil reductase RibD: MRVYSYDCDRYEDAALWEAVQAGGEVWGSTSPNPPVGCVIYRENPDAPDIIDVIATGGTEPAGGRHAERVALDAAGEKARGAHMVVTLEPCNHTGRTGPCAEAIVQAGIAKVVYLNADPNPVAAGGAQYLSDHGVAVRHIPYPVRQLDPWLTAMRHGRVSVTAKFAATLDGFTAAQDGTSQWITGPMARSWVHEDRARCDAIIVGTGTVLADDPSLTARKEDGSLYSNQPRRVVVGTRDVPEGNLTRLGYEQYATPQEALDALWATGARHVMVEGGATLMRSMFELGVVDAIQAYLAPMLLGAGRGIMDGPLADTLSSAQRYELEDVAVADDDVLIRLRRKDN, from the coding sequence ATGAGGGTCTACTCGTATGACTGCGACCGCTACGAAGATGCCGCCCTCTGGGAGGCGGTGCAGGCGGGCGGTGAGGTGTGGGGCTCCACGAGCCCGAACCCGCCGGTTGGTTGCGTGATCTACCGCGAGAACCCTGATGCCCCCGACATCATCGACGTCATCGCCACCGGCGGCACGGAACCGGCGGGCGGGCGCCACGCCGAGCGCGTCGCACTCGACGCGGCCGGGGAAAAGGCGCGTGGGGCGCACATGGTAGTCACCCTCGAGCCCTGCAACCACACTGGGCGCACCGGCCCATGCGCGGAAGCGATCGTGCAGGCAGGCATAGCAAAGGTGGTGTATCTCAACGCCGACCCCAACCCGGTCGCGGCCGGGGGAGCGCAGTACTTAAGCGATCACGGGGTTGCGGTTCGCCACATCCCGTACCCTGTGCGTCAGTTGGATCCCTGGCTCACAGCGATGCGTCACGGTCGCGTTTCCGTGACGGCGAAGTTCGCGGCCACCCTCGACGGCTTTACCGCCGCACAGGACGGCACCAGCCAGTGGATCACAGGTCCCATGGCCCGTTCCTGGGTCCACGAGGATCGCGCGCGGTGCGACGCCATCATCGTTGGCACGGGCACGGTGCTTGCCGACGACCCGTCGCTCACAGCCCGGAAAGAAGACGGCTCCTTGTACAGCAACCAGCCGCGACGCGTGGTCGTCGGCACGCGAGACGTGCCCGAGGGCAACCTGACCCGCCTTGGGTACGAGCAGTACGCCACGCCACAGGAAGCGCTTGACGCGCTGTGGGCCACGGGCGCGCGTCACGTCATGGTGGAAGGCGGCGCGACGCTCATGCGGAGCATGTTTGAGCTCGGCGTTGTTGATGCGATTCAGGCCTACCTAGCACCCATGCTTCTCGGGGCTGGCCGCGGCATCATGGACGGACCGCTGGCTGATACCCTTTCCAGCGCGCAGCGTTATGAGCTTGAGGATGTGGCCGTCGCCGACGACGATGTTCTGATCCGATTGCGCAGAAAGGACAACTGA